The proteins below come from a single Hemibagrus wyckioides isolate EC202008001 linkage group LG22, SWU_Hwy_1.0, whole genome shotgun sequence genomic window:
- the susd1 gene encoding sushi, von Willebrand factor type A, EGF and pentraxin domain-containing protein 1 isoform X5 yields the protein MKGTALILLTVTVTIITVCADVVVGVDVCASCHQNATCDDKTDGSGKVCNCMYGFVGNGRTYCQDKDECQLGRICGDHSRCHNTHGSYFCTCVSGYSPTNTLDIFIPNDGTYCHDVDECLVDSVCGEGGVCMNTDGDFSCTCRTGYTVQHGSEPFHPHIHPAYCQMVDCGSPPSVPHAVLVPPFLTGYGSVVQFTCADGFTQTRGNVTSTCGPDGQWSFPSMHCEEVECGLPPSFPHAVMLWNGVRKVGAEVRYQCVEGFYSSGHQDVCVCTSRGSWSFLYFLCQEIRCGAPPPLLHAVVLWNGSSNLGSKAQYECDAGYRSVGTGSVSECDSHGRWTHARITCTEILCPDPPVLPHTDRLWDGSVRVNSSVLYYCKEGFYAALGENKSVCSQNSSWSRATLLCREILCPDPPVLPHTDRLWDGSVRVNSSVLYYCKEGFYAALGENKSVCSQNSSWSRATLLCREILCPDPPVLPHTDRLWDGSVCVNSSVLYYCKEGFYAALGENKSVCSQNGSWSRATLLCREVECGLPPSFPHAVMLWNGVRKVGAEVRYQCVEGFYSSGHQDVCVCTSRGSWSFLYFLCQEILCPDPPVLPHTDRLWDGSVRVNSSVLYYCKEGFYAALGENKSVCSQNSSWSRATLLCREVECGLPPSFPHAVMLWNGVRKVGAEVRYQCVEGFYSSGHQDVCVCTSRGSWSFLYFLCQEVNCSEPRPLPHTLLMWNGSSAFGSVARYECEAGYRSVGAESVSVCGSDNRWSDVHMHCEVSCSPIPTPQNAEVLWENGTVAVHHCVKGYYRHTGSDISVCDTTGRWRMATMRCRELKFSVQSLSVFNEKCLRWRTAAESQGYKQQYAVVYVGVRDFDPSFSDRWRKVFGLSALYPTVCLNLQPITNYTITVTALETGDTATVTANTTIPAPPTPEVAYSEVDSHRPTLRLRRATSSLDPICVYQVIVLPVEGVLVFDCGSSRSCGGEYVAAQLRLRELGVEVKFTLGNRERYGTFYNAPLENGRDYYIILRTVCTWGPVRKQSCVIWAKARGSYYATRVSALVTFGSIGALGFFTVTVYYCCWFWKAHRF from the exons ATGAAGGGAACAGCACTCATCCTGCTTACAGTCACCGTCACCATCATCACag TCTGTGCAGATGTTGTAGTAGGGGTAGATGTTTGTGCCTCCTGCCACCAGAATGCCACGTGTGATGATAAGACTGACGGCTCAGGGAAAGTGTGTAACTGCATGTACGGCTTCGTGGGAAACGGCAGGACTTACTGTCAAG ATAAAGATGAGTGTCAGCTGGGGAGGATCTGCGGAGACCACAGCAGGTGTCACAACACGCATGGCAGCTATTTCTGCACGTGTGTGTCGGGGTACAGCCCCACCAACACCCTGGACATCTTCATCCCTAACGATGGCACCTACTGCCATG ATGTGGATGAGTGCTTAGTGGACAGTGTTTGTGGtgagggtggtgtgtgtatgaatacaGACGGTGACTTCTCCTGTACCTGCAGAACCGGATACACGGTCCAGCATGGATCAGAACCCTTCCATCCGCACATACACCCCGCCTACTGCCAGA tggtagaTTGCGGTTCCCCTCCCTCTGTCCCTCACGCAGTTCTGGTTCCTCCGTTCCTCACTGGTTATGGCAGCGTGGTGCAGTTCACCTGCGCAGATGGTTTCACCCAGACACGAGGAAACGTCACCTCCACGTGTGGACCTGATGGACAGTGGAgttttcccagcatgcactgcgaag aggtAGAGTGTGGCCTTCCCCCATCATTCCCTCATGCAGTGATGCTGTGGAATGGAGTGAGGAAAGTGGGTGCAGAAGTGCGTTATCAGTGTGTGGAGGGTTTTTATAGCAGCGGACAccaggacgtgtgtgtgtgtacgagcaGAGGATCATGGAGCTTCCTGTACTTCCTCTGTCAGG agatccgTTGTGGAGCTCCACCTCCTCTCCTCCATGCTGTAGTGTTGTGGAATGGCAGCAGTAATTTAGGCTCTAAAGCTCAGTATGAGTGTGACGCAGGATATCGCAGTGTGGGAACAGGAAGTGTGTCGGAGTGCGACTCTCACGGGCGCTGGACACACGCTCGCATCACATGCACAG agaTCCTCTGCCCTGACCCCCCCGTCCTGCCCCACACTGACCGGCTGTGGGATGGCAGTGTGCGTGTTAACAGCTCTGTACTTTATTACTGTAAGGAGGGATTTTACGCTGCACTGGGAGAGAATAAATCTGTGTGCAGTCAGAACAGTTCATGGAGCAGAGCTACTCTGTTATGTCGAG AGATCCTCTGCCCTGACCCCCCCGTCCTGCCCCACACTGACCGGCTGTGGGATGGCAGTGTGCGTGTTAACAGCTCTGTACTTTATTACTGTAAGGAGGGATTTTACGCTGCACTGGGAGAGAATAAATCTGTGTGCAGTCAGAACAGTTCATGGAGCAGAGCTACTCTGTTATGTCGAG AGATCCTCTGCCCTGACCCCCCCGTCCTGCCCCACACTGACCGGCTGTGggatggcagtgtgtgtgttaacagctCTGTACTTTATTACTGTAAGGAGGGATTTTACGCTGCACTGGGAGAGAATAAATCTGTGTGCAGTCAGAACGGTTCATGGAGCAGAGCTACTCTGTTATGTCGAG aggtAGAGTGTGGCCTTCCCCCATCATTCCCTCATGCAGTGATGCTGTGGAATGGAGTGAGGAAAGTGGGTGCAGAAGTGCGTTATCAGTGTGTGGAGGGTTTTTATAGCAGCGGACAccaggacgtgtgtgtgtgtacgagcaGAGGATCATGGAGCTTCCTGTACTTCCTCTGTCAGG AGATCCTCTGCCCTGACCCCCCCGTCCTGCCCCACACTGACCGGCTGTGGGATGGCAGTGTGCGTGTTAACAGCTCTGTACTTTATTACTGTAAGGAGGGATTTTACGCTGCACTGGGAGAGAATAAATCTGTGTGCAGTCAGAACAGTTCATGGAGCAGAGCTACTCTGTTATGTCGAG aggtAGAGTGTGGCCTTCCCCCATCATTCCCTCATGCAGTGATGCTGTGGAATGGAGTGAGGAAAGTGGGTGCAGAAGTGCGTTATCAGTGTGTGGAGGGTTTTTATAGCAGCGGACAccaggacgtgtgtgtgtgtacgagcaGAGGATCATGGAGCTTCCTGTACTTCCTCTGTCAGG aggtaAACTGCAGCGAGCCCCGcccactccctcacactctgcTCATGTGGAATGGCAGCTCTGCTTTCGGCTCTGTGGCGCGGTACGAGTGCGAGGCCGGATATCGGAGTGTTGGTgcagagagtgtgtctgtgtgcggcTCTGACAACCGGTGGAGTGATGTACACATGCACtgtgaag TTTCCTGTAGTCCGATCCCAACGCCGCAGAATGCCGAGGTTCTCTGGGAAAACGGCACCGTCGCCGTCCATCACTGTGTTAAAGGCTACTACAGacatacaggaagtgacatATCAGTGTGCGACACCACAGGAAGATGGAGGATGGCAACGATGCGCTGCAGAG AGCTGAAGTTCAGTGTGCAGAGTTTGTCTGTGTTTAATGAGAAATGTCTGCGCTGGAGGACGGCTGCAGAATCGCAAGGCTACAAACAACAATACGCA gtggtgtatgttggtgtgagAGATTTTGATCCCTCATTCAGTGATCGATGGAGGAAAGTGTTCGGCTTGTCTGCGTTATATCCCACTGTGTGCTTGAACCTGCAGCccatcaccaactacaccaTCACTGTGACTGCACTGGAGACCGGAGACACGGCTACTGTTACTGCGAACACCACCAtacctg ctccgcccactccTGAGGTTGCGTACAGTGAGGTTGATTCTCACCGACCGACTCTACGATTACGAAGAGCCACCAGTTCACTGGACCCAATCTG tgtgtatcaggtgATCGTGTTACCGGTGGAAGGTGTGTTGGTGTTCGATTGTGGCTCGTCTCGGTCGTGTGGTGGAGAGTACGTCGCGGCTCAGCTGCGGCTCCGTGAGCTGGGCGTGGAGGTGAAGTTCACGCTGGGGAACCGAGAGCGCTACGGAACCTTCTACAACGCTCCGCTGGAGAACGGTCGAGATTATTACATCATCCTGCGCACCGTCTGCACCTGGGGGCCG GTGAGAAAGCAGTCCTGTGTTATCTGGGCCAAAGCCAGAG GATCCTACTACGCTACCAGGGTTTCTGCGTTGGTGACGTTCGGCTCCATCGGCGCTCTGGGTTTCTTTACCGTGACCGTTTACTACTGCTGCTG gTTTTGGAAAGCACACAGATTTTGA
- the susd1 gene encoding sushi domain-containing protein 1 isoform X4 yields MKGTALILLTVTVTIITVCADVVVGVDVCASCHQNATCDDKTDGSGKVCNCMYGFVGNGRTYCQDKDECQLGRICGDHSRCHNTHGSYFCTCVSGYSPTNTLDIFIPNDGTYCHDVDECLVDSVCGEGGVCMNTDGDFSCTCRTGYTVQHGSEPFHPHIHPAYCQMVDCGSPPSVPHAVLVPPFLTGYGSVVQFTCADGFTQTRGNVTSTCGPDGQWSFPSMHCEEVECGLPPSFPHAVMLWNGVRKVGAEVRYQCVEGFYSSGHQDVCVCTSRGSWSFLYFLCQEILCPDPPVLPHTDRLWDGSVRVNSSVLYYCKEGFYAALGENKSVCSQNSSWSRATLLCREILCPDPPVLPHTDRLWDGSVRVNSSVLYYCKEGFYAALGENKSVCSQNSSWSRATLLCREILCPDPPVLPHTDRLWDGSVCVNSSVLYYCKEGFYAALGENKSVCSQNGSWSRATLLCREVECGLPPSFPHAVMLWNGVRKVGAEVRYQCVEGFYSSGHQDVCVCTSRGSWSFLYFLCQEIRCGAPPPLLHAVVLWNGSSNLGSKAQYECDAGYRSVGTGSVSECDSHGRWTHARITCTEILCPDPPVLPHTDRLWDGSVRVNSSVLYYCKEGFYAALGENKSVCSQNSSWSRATLLCREILCPDPPVLPHTDRLWDGSVRVNSSVLYYCKEGFYAALGENKSVCSQNSSWSRATLLCREVECGLPPSFPHAVMLWNGVRKVGAEVRYQCVEGFYSSGHQDVCVCTSRGSWSFLYFLCQEVNCSEPRPLPHTLLMWNGSSAFGSVARYECEAGYRSVGAESVSVCGSDNRWSDVHMHCEVSCSPIPTPQNAEVLWENGTVAVHHCVKGYYRHTGSDISVCDTTGRWRMATMRCRELKFSVQSLSVFNEKCLRWRTAAESQGYKQQYAVVYVGVRDFDPSFSDRWRKVFGLSALYPTVCLNLQPITNYTITVTALETGDTATVTANTTIPAPPTPEVAYSEVDSHRPTLRLRRATSSLDPICVYQVIVLPVEGVLVFDCGSSRSCGGEYVAAQLRLRELGVEVKFTLGNRERYGTFYNAPLENGRDYYIILRTVCTWGPVRKQSCVIWAKARGSYYATRVSALVTFGSIGALGFFTVTVYYCCWFWKAHRF; encoded by the exons ATGAAGGGAACAGCACTCATCCTGCTTACAGTCACCGTCACCATCATCACag TCTGTGCAGATGTTGTAGTAGGGGTAGATGTTTGTGCCTCCTGCCACCAGAATGCCACGTGTGATGATAAGACTGACGGCTCAGGGAAAGTGTGTAACTGCATGTACGGCTTCGTGGGAAACGGCAGGACTTACTGTCAAG ATAAAGATGAGTGTCAGCTGGGGAGGATCTGCGGAGACCACAGCAGGTGTCACAACACGCATGGCAGCTATTTCTGCACGTGTGTGTCGGGGTACAGCCCCACCAACACCCTGGACATCTTCATCCCTAACGATGGCACCTACTGCCATG ATGTGGATGAGTGCTTAGTGGACAGTGTTTGTGGtgagggtggtgtgtgtatgaatacaGACGGTGACTTCTCCTGTACCTGCAGAACCGGATACACGGTCCAGCATGGATCAGAACCCTTCCATCCGCACATACACCCCGCCTACTGCCAGA tggtagaTTGCGGTTCCCCTCCCTCTGTCCCTCACGCAGTTCTGGTTCCTCCGTTCCTCACTGGTTATGGCAGCGTGGTGCAGTTCACCTGCGCAGATGGTTTCACCCAGACACGAGGAAACGTCACCTCCACGTGTGGACCTGATGGACAGTGGAgttttcccagcatgcactgcgaag aggtAGAGTGTGGCCTTCCCCCATCATTCCCTCATGCAGTGATGCTGTGGAATGGAGTGAGGAAAGTGGGTGCAGAAGTGCGTTATCAGTGTGTGGAGGGTTTTTATAGCAGCGGACAccaggacgtgtgtgtgtgtacgagcaGAGGATCATGGAGCTTCCTGTACTTCCTCTGTCAGG agaTCCTCTGCCCTGACCCCCCCGTCCTGCCCCACACTGACCGGCTGTGGGATGGCAGTGTGCGTGTTAACAGCTCTGTACTTTATTACTGTAAGGAGGGATTTTACGCTGCACTGGGAGAGAATAAATCTGTGTGCAGTCAGAACAGTTCATGGAGCAGAGCTACTCTGTTATGTCGAG AGATCCTCTGCCCTGACCCCCCCGTCCTGCCCCACACTGACCGGCTGTGGGATGGCAGTGTGCGTGTTAACAGCTCTGTACTTTATTACTGTAAGGAGGGATTTTACGCTGCACTGGGAGAGAATAAATCTGTGTGCAGTCAGAACAGTTCATGGAGCAGAGCTACTCTGTTATGTCGAG AGATCCTCTGCCCTGACCCCCCCGTCCTGCCCCACACTGACCGGCTGTGggatggcagtgtgtgtgttaacagctCTGTACTTTATTACTGTAAGGAGGGATTTTACGCTGCACTGGGAGAGAATAAATCTGTGTGCAGTCAGAACGGTTCATGGAGCAGAGCTACTCTGTTATGTCGAG aggtAGAGTGTGGCCTTCCCCCATCATTCCCTCATGCAGTGATGCTGTGGAATGGAGTGAGGAAAGTGGGTGCAGAAGTGCGTTATCAGTGTGTGGAGGGTTTTTATAGCAGCGGACAccaggacgtgtgtgtgtgtacgagcaGAGGATCATGGAGCTTCCTGTACTTCCTCTGTCAGG agatccgTTGTGGAGCTCCACCTCCTCTCCTCCATGCTGTAGTGTTGTGGAATGGCAGCAGTAATTTAGGCTCTAAAGCTCAGTATGAGTGTGACGCAGGATATCGCAGTGTGGGAACAGGAAGTGTGTCGGAGTGCGACTCTCACGGGCGCTGGACACACGCTCGTATCACATGCACAG AGATCCTCTGCCCTGACCCCCCCGTCCTGCCCCACACTGACCGGCTGTGGGATGGCAGCGTGCGTGTTAACAGCTCTGTACTTTATTACTGTAAGGAGGGATTTTACGCTGCACTGGGAGAGAATAAATCTGTGTGCAGTCAGAACAGTTCATGGAGCAGAGCTACTCTGTTATGTCGAG AGATCCTCTGCCCTGACCCCCCCGTCCTGCCCCACACTGACCGGCTGTGGGATGGCAGTGTGCGTGTTAACAGCTCTGTACTTTATTACTGTAAGGAGGGATTTTACGCTGCACTGGGAGAGAATAAATCTGTGTGCAGTCAGAACAGTTCATGGAGCAGAGCTACTCTGTTATGTCGAG aggtAGAGTGTGGCCTTCCCCCATCATTCCCTCATGCAGTGATGCTGTGGAATGGAGTGAGGAAAGTGGGTGCAGAAGTGCGTTATCAGTGTGTGGAGGGTTTTTATAGCAGCGGACAccaggacgtgtgtgtgtgtacgagcaGAGGATCATGGAGCTTCCTGTACTTCCTCTGTCAGG aggtaAACTGCAGCGAGCCCCGcccactccctcacactctgcTCATGTGGAATGGCAGCTCTGCTTTCGGCTCTGTGGCGCGGTACGAGTGCGAGGCCGGATATCGGAGTGTTGGTgcagagagtgtgtctgtgtgcggcTCTGACAACCGGTGGAGTGATGTACACATGCACtgtgaag TTTCCTGTAGTCCGATCCCAACGCCGCAGAATGCCGAGGTTCTCTGGGAAAACGGCACCGTCGCCGTCCATCACTGTGTTAAAGGCTACTACAGacatacaggaagtgacatATCAGTGTGCGACACCACAGGAAGATGGAGGATGGCAACGATGCGCTGCAGAG AGCTGAAGTTCAGTGTGCAGAGTTTGTCTGTGTTTAATGAGAAATGTCTGCGCTGGAGGACGGCTGCAGAATCGCAAGGCTACAAACAACAATACGCA gtggtgtatgttggtgtgagAGATTTTGATCCCTCATTCAGTGATCGATGGAGGAAAGTGTTCGGCTTGTCTGCGTTATATCCCACTGTGTGCTTGAACCTGCAGCccatcaccaactacaccaTCACTGTGACTGCACTGGAGACCGGAGACACGGCTACTGTTACTGCGAACACCACCAtacctg ctccgcccactccTGAGGTTGCGTACAGTGAGGTTGATTCTCACCGACCGACTCTACGATTACGAAGAGCCACCAGTTCACTGGACCCAATCTG tgtgtatcaggtgATCGTGTTACCGGTGGAAGGTGTGTTGGTGTTCGATTGTGGCTCGTCTCGGTCGTGTGGTGGAGAGTACGTCGCGGCTCAGCTGCGGCTCCGTGAGCTGGGCGTGGAGGTGAAGTTCACGCTGGGGAACCGAGAGCGCTACGGAACCTTCTACAACGCTCCGCTGGAGAACGGTCGAGATTATTACATCATCCTGCGCACCGTCTGCACCTGGGGGCCG GTGAGAAAGCAGTCCTGTGTTATCTGGGCCAAAGCCAGAG GATCCTACTACGCTACCAGGGTTTCTGCGTTGGTGACGTTCGGCTCCATCGGCGCTCTGGGTTTCTTTACCGTGACCGTTTACTACTGCTGCTG gTTTTGGAAAGCACACAGATTTTGA
- the susd1 gene encoding sushi domain-containing protein 1 isoform X6: MKGTALILLTVTVTIITVCADVVVGVDVCASCHQNATCDDKTDGSGKVCNCMYGFVGNGRTYCQDKDECQLGRICGDHSRCHNTHGSYFCTCVSGYSPTNTLDIFIPNDGTYCHDVDECLVDSVCGEGGVCMNTDGDFSCTCRTGYTVQHGSEPFHPHIHPAYCQMVDCGSPPSVPHAVLVPPFLTGYGSVVQFTCADGFTQTRGNVTSTCGPDGQWSFPSMHCEEILCPDPPVLPHTDRLWDGSVRVNSSVLYYCKEGFYAALGENKSVCSQNSSWSRATLLCREILCPDPPVLPHTDRLWDGSVRVNSSVLYYCKEGFYAALGENKSVCSQNSSWSRATLLCREILCPDPPVLPHTDRLWDGSVCVNSSVLYYCKEGFYAALGENKSVCSQNGSWSRATLLCREVECGLPPSFPHAVMLWNGVRKVGAEVRYQCVEGFYSSGHQDVCVCTSRGSWSFLYFLCQEIRCGAPPPLLHAVVLWNGSSNLGSKAQYECDAGYRSVGTGSVSECDSHGRWTHARITCTEILCPDPPVLPHTDRLWDGSVRVNSSVLYYCKEGFYAALGENKSVCSQNSSWSRATLLCREILCPDPPVLPHTDRLWDGSVRVNSSVLYYCKEGFYAALGENKSVCSQNSSWSRATLLCREVECGLPPSFPHAVMLWNGVRKVGAEVRYQCVEGFYSSGHQDVCVCTSRGSWSFLYFLCQEVNCSEPRPLPHTLLMWNGSSAFGSVARYECEAGYRSVGAESVSVCGSDNRWSDVHMHCEVSCSPIPTPQNAEVLWENGTVAVHHCVKGYYRHTGSDISVCDTTGRWRMATMRCRELKFSVQSLSVFNEKCLRWRTAAESQGYKQQYAVVYVGVRDFDPSFSDRWRKVFGLSALYPTVCLNLQPITNYTITVTALETGDTATVTANTTIPAPPTPEVAYSEVDSHRPTLRLRRATSSLDPICVYQVIVLPVEGVLVFDCGSSRSCGGEYVAAQLRLRELGVEVKFTLGNRERYGTFYNAPLENGRDYYIILRTVCTWGPVRKQSCVIWAKARGSYYATRVSALVTFGSIGALGFFTVTVYYCCWFWKAHRF; the protein is encoded by the exons ATGAAGGGAACAGCACTCATCCTGCTTACAGTCACCGTCACCATCATCACag TCTGTGCAGATGTTGTAGTAGGGGTAGATGTTTGTGCCTCCTGCCACCAGAATGCCACGTGTGATGATAAGACTGACGGCTCAGGGAAAGTGTGTAACTGCATGTACGGCTTCGTGGGAAACGGCAGGACTTACTGTCAAG ATAAAGATGAGTGTCAGCTGGGGAGGATCTGCGGAGACCACAGCAGGTGTCACAACACGCATGGCAGCTATTTCTGCACGTGTGTGTCGGGGTACAGCCCCACCAACACCCTGGACATCTTCATCCCTAACGATGGCACCTACTGCCATG ATGTGGATGAGTGCTTAGTGGACAGTGTTTGTGGtgagggtggtgtgtgtatgaatacaGACGGTGACTTCTCCTGTACCTGCAGAACCGGATACACGGTCCAGCATGGATCAGAACCCTTCCATCCGCACATACACCCCGCCTACTGCCAGA tggtagaTTGCGGTTCCCCTCCCTCTGTCCCTCACGCAGTTCTGGTTCCTCCGTTCCTCACTGGTTATGGCAGCGTGGTGCAGTTCACCTGCGCAGATGGTTTCACCCAGACACGAGGAAACGTCACCTCCACGTGTGGACCTGATGGACAGTGGAgttttcccagcatgcactgcgaag agaTCCTCTGCCCTGACCCCCCCGTCCTGCCCCACACTGACCGGCTGTGGGATGGCAGTGTGCGTGTTAACAGCTCTGTACTTTATTACTGTAAGGAGGGATTTTACGCTGCACTGGGAGAGAATAAATCTGTGTGCAGTCAGAACAGTTCATGGAGCAGAGCTACTCTGTTATGTCGAG AGATCCTCTGCCCTGACCCCCCCGTCCTGCCCCACACTGACCGGCTGTGGGATGGCAGTGTGCGTGTTAACAGCTCTGTACTTTATTACTGTAAGGAGGGATTTTACGCTGCACTGGGAGAGAATAAATCTGTGTGCAGTCAGAACAGTTCATGGAGCAGAGCTACTCTGTTATGTCGAG AGATCCTCTGCCCTGACCCCCCCGTCCTGCCCCACACTGACCGGCTGTGggatggcagtgtgtgtgttaacagctCTGTACTTTATTACTGTAAGGAGGGATTTTACGCTGCACTGGGAGAGAATAAATCTGTGTGCAGTCAGAACGGTTCATGGAGCAGAGCTACTCTGTTATGTCGAG aggtAGAGTGTGGCCTTCCCCCATCATTCCCTCATGCAGTGATGCTGTGGAATGGAGTGAGGAAAGTGGGTGCAGAAGTGCGTTATCAGTGTGTGGAGGGTTTTTATAGCAGCGGACAccaggacgtgtgtgtgtgtacgagcaGAGGATCATGGAGCTTCCTGTACTTCCTCTGTCAGG agatccgTTGTGGAGCTCCACCTCCTCTCCTCCATGCTGTAGTGTTGTGGAATGGCAGCAGTAATTTAGGCTCTAAAGCTCAGTATGAGTGTGACGCAGGATATCGCAGTGTGGGAACAGGAAGTGTGTCGGAGTGCGACTCTCACGGGCGCTGGACACACGCTCGTATCACATGCACAG AGATCCTCTGCCCTGACCCCCCCGTCCTGCCCCACACTGACCGGCTGTGGGATGGCAGCGTGCGTGTTAACAGCTCTGTACTTTATTACTGTAAGGAGGGATTTTACGCTGCACTGGGAGAGAATAAATCTGTGTGCAGTCAGAACAGTTCATGGAGCAGAGCTACTCTGTTATGTCGAG AGATCCTCTGCCCTGACCCCCCCGTCCTGCCCCACACTGACCGGCTGTGGGATGGCAGTGTGCGTGTTAACAGCTCTGTACTTTATTACTGTAAGGAGGGATTTTACGCTGCACTGGGAGAGAATAAATCTGTGTGCAGTCAGAACAGTTCATGGAGCAGAGCTACTCTGTTATGTCGAG aggtAGAGTGTGGCCTTCCCCCATCATTCCCTCATGCAGTGATGCTGTGGAATGGAGTGAGGAAAGTGGGTGCAGAAGTGCGTTATCAGTGTGTGGAGGGTTTTTATAGCAGCGGACAccaggacgtgtgtgtgtgtacgagcaGAGGATCATGGAGCTTCCTGTACTTCCTCTGTCAGG aggtaAACTGCAGCGAGCCCCGcccactccctcacactctgcTCATGTGGAATGGCAGCTCTGCTTTCGGCTCTGTGGCGCGGTACGAGTGCGAGGCCGGATATCGGAGTGTTGGTgcagagagtgtgtctgtgtgcggcTCTGACAACCGGTGGAGTGATGTACACATGCACtgtgaag TTTCCTGTAGTCCGATCCCAACGCCGCAGAATGCCGAGGTTCTCTGGGAAAACGGCACCGTCGCCGTCCATCACTGTGTTAAAGGCTACTACAGacatacaggaagtgacatATCAGTGTGCGACACCACAGGAAGATGGAGGATGGCAACGATGCGCTGCAGAG AGCTGAAGTTCAGTGTGCAGAGTTTGTCTGTGTTTAATGAGAAATGTCTGCGCTGGAGGACGGCTGCAGAATCGCAAGGCTACAAACAACAATACGCA gtggtgtatgttggtgtgagAGATTTTGATCCCTCATTCAGTGATCGATGGAGGAAAGTGTTCGGCTTGTCTGCGTTATATCCCACTGTGTGCTTGAACCTGCAGCccatcaccaactacaccaTCACTGTGACTGCACTGGAGACCGGAGACACGGCTACTGTTACTGCGAACACCACCAtacctg ctccgcccactccTGAGGTTGCGTACAGTGAGGTTGATTCTCACCGACCGACTCTACGATTACGAAGAGCCACCAGTTCACTGGACCCAATCTG tgtgtatcaggtgATCGTGTTACCGGTGGAAGGTGTGTTGGTGTTCGATTGTGGCTCGTCTCGGTCGTGTGGTGGAGAGTACGTCGCGGCTCAGCTGCGGCTCCGTGAGCTGGGCGTGGAGGTGAAGTTCACGCTGGGGAACCGAGAGCGCTACGGAACCTTCTACAACGCTCCGCTGGAGAACGGTCGAGATTATTACATCATCCTGCGCACCGTCTGCACCTGGGGGCCG GTGAGAAAGCAGTCCTGTGTTATCTGGGCCAAAGCCAGAG GATCCTACTACGCTACCAGGGTTTCTGCGTTGGTGACGTTCGGCTCCATCGGCGCTCTGGGTTTCTTTACCGTGACCGTTTACTACTGCTGCTG gTTTTGGAAAGCACACAGATTTTGA